GCTTCGTGACGGACGGCTTCGTCCACCTCCCGGAGGCGTTCCCGCGCTCACTGGCGGAGGAGTGCCGGGCGTTCCTGTGGCACGAGACCGGATGCGATCCAGACGACCCCGGCACCTGGAACGAGCCGGTCATCAGGCTCAACGGGTACGGCCACACCCCCTTCCAGCAGGCAGCCACGACCCCTCGCCTGCACGGTGCCTTCGACCAGTTGGTCGGCGAAGGCCGCTGGTTCCCACGCCAGGGCATCGGCACCTTCCCCATCCGCTTCCCGCACCCCGACGACCCGGGCGACACCGGCTGGCACATGGACGCCAGCTACACCCCCGAGGGCGAGAGCGGATACTGGCTCAACCTCCGCTCCCAGGGTCGCGCGCTGCTGATGCTGTTCCTGTTCTCGGACGTCGGCGTCGACGACGGCCCGACCCGGATCAAGGTGGGCTCGCACCTGGACGTCCCGGCGTTCTTGGAGCCCGCAGGCGAGACCGGCGCGGACATGTTCACCCTCTGCGCGACGATGGACGGAGCGGGCCGCCTCGATGCCCCCGACCGTTCCACCGCTCTCGCCACGGGCCGGGCGGGCGACGTCTACCTCTGCCACCCGTTCCTGATCCACGCGGCCCAGCCGAACCGGGGCAAGGACGCGCGATTCATCGCGCAGCCTCCCTTGATACCGACGGGCCTGCTCGACCTGGACCGCGCGGACGGGGAGTACTCCCCCGTGGAGCGCGCGGTACGTCTGGGCCTGGCTTAGCCACCCACTGCCGCGATCACCGCACCGGCCAACTCCTCGACCGACCGGCCACCGCCCGCGTCGATCCGCTGGAGCCCCAGCCGGTCGACGGCGTCGATCATGAGTGCCTGATAACGCACGGTCCGCGCCAGGAACTGGTCCATCAAGTGCCTTTCCCCGTCACCGACTTCGGCGTACCGCCCCGCCCCACGGATGCGCTCGCGGACAACGTCCTCGCCCGCCGTGAGCCAGACGGCGGCCACACCGGGGACGGCCAACTTCGCGACCCGCTCGGGCCAGAGCGCAGACCCCTCCAGCACGAGCCCCGGCTCGGTGACCAGTTCCTCGATACGGGGCCAGAGCCGTTCGTAGTGGTCGAGTACGGAGACGATCAGCTCGTCGACGGTGAGGGAGCCGTAGTGCTCGGCAACATGCGCGGGCACCTCCCACTCCGACGTGCGCCAGGGCCGCCCGGGATGCCGCGCCAGCCCGTCGGTCGACCGGTACGCGAACCCCAGCCGCTCAGCCACCACTTGTGCGACGGTCGACTTGCCGACATTCGACGTCCCCCCGATCAACACCACCCGCACATCGCGCATGCGGGCGACCCTATGCGAAGCCGAAGCCGCCGACAGTACGTCGTAGGATCTCCTCCGCTGGTCAACTACGCAGCCCTTGGGGGGAACATCGTGGATCGACCGGACGACCGCTTGGCATCTGTCCTGCGCTTCACTACAGAACTCGTCGCCTGGGTGGCCACCCCGTGGGCCCTGTCCACGTACTCCTGGCCGCTCGCAGTCGTGGCAGTGGTGGTGCTGATCGGCCTTCCGACCGTCTTCTCCACCCCCGGAGACAAGAAGCAGGTGATCGTCCCGGTCCCGGGGACGGTCACGATCCTGCTCGTGCTGCTCCAGCTCACCGCAGCCGTCGTCTCCGCCTGGTCGGCATGGCCCGTCCAGGCGGCGGTCCTCGTGTCTCTGCTCACTGCCGCCACCCTCGTCACGGAGCGCCGACGCTGGCGGTGGCTGGCCTCCACGGATCGACGCAAGGCCTGACAGGGTCGGGCATCGCTCCATCTGCTGGTCGCGGGGTGGAAGCCTGCCAAGCGGCCCCTACGCCTCGATCCACACCGCGGCGACCGCCCGGGCGGCGGCCCTGCCCTGCTCAAAGCCCGCGTGGCCCGCAGGGGTTCGGCTAGCGGGGGACAGGGGGTCCGTACCGAAGGCTGTCAGCGCGGCCTCGTCGGGGGTGATGACCTCGATCAGGCCGCCCGCCGCCGCGATCGCCGCCGCGTCGGCTTCCAGCACCGGGTCGGGCATCGGCGCGATGACGACCGTACGGGCATGTCCCGCCGCGAGATCGAGGTTGGTGAAGGAGCGGATGCCTCCGTCCATGTAGCGGGCGCCGCCGATCGTGACTGCCGGCCAGACGCCCGGGATGGCGCAGCTCGCGGTCACCGCGTCCACGAGGGGTACGCCCGACGTGCGGTCGAAGATCCGGGTCTCGCCGGTCGCGACGTCCACCGCAACGACGGAGAGGTTGCGCTCCGGCCAGGTGTGGGACGGCAGGCGTGCCTCGATCACCGGGCGCCGCTCGGCCTCCGTCACCGTGTCGGCGGACAGCGCGAACTCGCCCATGCGGCGCAGGCGTTCGACCGGGTCGCTCACCTCGCCGTCCACCTTCTCGCCGAACGCGAAGACCGCCGCGAGCGCACCCTCACGCGGCTCCAGTTCCTTCCGCTGGAGTTCGCGGTCCACCTGGGCCCGGAACAGCTCGGGCAGTTCCGTGCCGCTGGTGATCTGCGCGGCCACCGCCGACCCTGCCGACGTGCCGAGCAGGAGTTCCGCGTCGGTGACGTCGGTCCCGGCATCGGCGAGGCCCGCCAGTACGCCTGTCGCCCAGGCGATCCCGGCGACTCCGCCGCCGCCGATGACCAGTGCGCGTTCGTTCTTCGGTTCCGCTCCCATGCCAGTCCGAAGTCCCGGGCGGACAGGGAAATTCCCACGAGGTCCGGCCGATTCCTTCTCATTCGGCTCAAGTGGCTTGGGACGGCCGTCAGTTCATCGTCGCGCCGATGCTGGACGAGCCCGTCGTGAGGAACGTCGTCGCCGGGAGCGTGCCACTGCTTGAGCGGGCGTTGTACGTCGTTGTCGCGTCCGTCGAGAGGAAGGACGGGGTTGCGATTCCGGAGTCCCAGTTGTTGCCGGACGACGCGACCGCAGAGCTCTTCGTCACCGTGCCGCTGCCGTTCGAGACCGCCAGGTTCTTGCCGAGCTTCGCCGCGCCCGTGGCGAAGTAGTAACCCCACTTGCCGTTGGCGTACGCCGTGGTGCGGTTGATGACGATCGCGCCCGTGTTGCTGTTCTCCGTGAAGCCGTTGCCCGCGTCGTCCCAGGCCGCCGAGTTGTTGACGACGTGCGCGACCGTGTCGCCGTCGCCGCCCAGCTTGTAGCCGTTGCCGTCGCCCGCGAACGCCGAGTCCGACCAGCGGTTCTTGCCGTTGCCGAACGACCAGGAGTGCTCGATCGTGACCGGTGAGGCGAAGGACCACAGGTCGATGCCGTCGTCCGAGTTGTTGTACATCCGGGCGCCGGTGACCAGGTTTCCGGTGCCCGAGCCGTACTTGATCGCGATTCCGTCGGCGTTCTCGCCATGGTTGGCGGCGTCGTAGTTGCCGTAGGAGTCGATGTTCTTGACGGTGTTGTTCACCGTGCCGTCGCCGGTGAGCGTGAAGCCGGAGTCGCCGTTGTTGATGGTCTTGATGTTCGACCAGAGGGTGCCGGTGCAGGACTGGCAGACGACCGCGCTGTCCGGGGAGTTCTGGAAGGTGAGGTTCGAGACGTTCCAGTAGTCCGCGGTCAGTTTGAAGATCCAGTCTCCGGAGGGGAGCGATGATCCGTCGATCTTCACCGACTCCGAGCCGTACGCCTGGAGCGTGACCGGTGAGGACGAGGTGCCGTTCGTCGTCGACTGGAGCGTGGCCGTCGGGTAGTACGTGCCGGCGCGGACCTGGATGACCGTTCCGGCCGTGGCCGATGAGATCGCGCTGGTCAGTTCGGCGGTGGTGTCCACCACGACCGTCGCGGCATGGGCCGGGGCGGCGAGCGCGAGGACGCTGCCGGACGCGGCGAGGGTGAGCGCGGTGAGGGCTGAGCTGATACGACGCATGACGTGCGGGTCCTTCCGTCGATTCAGACGCGGCCCGCGCCGGAGTGGCGCAGGACGTAACTCTTCACCGCTGCCGCCGAGCGCAGCGGGTGGTAGGCGTACGCGGCCGAGGGGCTCCAGCCGGGGTCCGTCGTGAAGTCCTGGGTGGCCCAGTCGGGGACGGGAGTTCCGGTGGATTCCGCTTCGGTCACGGCCGCTGCTCGCGTCGTCTCGTACTTGGTCCTGGCGACGGACTCGGTGTCGACCGGGCGGCCGTTGAACCAGGAGCCCCGGTCGCTGAAGCGGTTGCCCTTGAAGTCGGCGACGATCACGTCCGGGGACGCGCCGGGGCCGGTGTAGGAGTACGCGTTGTTCTCGGAGACGATCGCCGATTCCAGGCCGAGGCCGAGGAAGTAGCCTGCGCCGCCCAGCTTCTCGCTGAGGACCGGGGATTCGCGGTCCGTCGTGGAGGCCGTGAAGTAGTTGTTGTACGTGTGGACCTGCCCGAAGCGGACCCGTGGCGAGCGCTCCGCCGTGTTGGCGAAGAGGTTCCGGGCGAAGGTGATGCGCAGATGGCCGCGGTCGCGGTCGCCCCTGCTGTCGCCGGAGCCGATGAGCAGCGTCTTGTCGTGGTCGCGGAACTGACTGTCGGAGACCGTGATGTAGTCGGCGGCGTCCTCGATGTCGAGCAGGCCGTCGTGACGCTGAACGGGCTTTCCGTGGAAGCCCGTTGGGGCCTTGCTGTCCAGGTGGCGGCCGTCGGTGAAGGTGCAGTGGTCGACCCAGAGGTTGACTCCGGTGACCACGGACATGGCGTCGAAGCGGGCGTTCCAGTTGCCTTCCGCGCCGTCGTCGGGCGACCAGGTGGTGAAGTAGTCGACCGGGGCTTCCAGGGTGAGGTTGCGGACGACGATGTTGGTGCCGGCGTTGACCGTGAGGTCGACGCCGAGCAGCCGGGCGTCGTCGCCCACCCCGAGGACCGTGGTGTTGCTCGGCACGGTCAGCTGGATCTGCAGCTTCTCCGCGTTCGATCCCGTCTGGCGCAGGATGCGCTGCTGCTTGCAGTAGTCGAAGCGGGTGTCGGACCAGGTGGTCCCGGACTCGCCGAAGCAGGACATGTACGCGCCGAGGTCAAAGCCCGGCGCGTAGTTCTCGGCGGTGCGGATCGTGCCGTCGTCGGCCTCGTGACCGCTGATGTCACCGCGGATCCTGATGATCTTCGGGGCTGTGGGGTCGCCGTGGTTGCCCAGCGCGGTCTTGAGTTCGGCGCGGGTGGTGACCGTCCAGACGGAGTCGGCGGCGGCTCCCGCGCCGCCCGTGGTGCCGGAGCCCGCGGTGGCCCAGCCGGTGGGGCCGTGGGGAGGGGTGGCGGCCTGGCCCGGGGTGGGGAGGAGTGCGGCGAACAGGGTGAGGGCCGTGGCGGCGACCGTACGGGCACGTCTCATGTCAGATCCGGGAGTTCGGGCGGGAAGACGATGGCGGAGTCCGGGACCTCGCGGTCCAGGCCGTGCCAGGTTCCGGCGGGGAGGAGGTGCTGGGTGCGGAGTTCTGCGGCGACCAGGCGGGCCACCTCGATCGCGCCGTGCGCCTGGAAGTGGGTGTTGTCGGCCACGCCTGTGGGGTAGTTGGGGTTGGTGCCCGCGTCCGCGTAGAGGAAGCAGGACGTAGTGCCCTCGGGGCCGAGCTTCTCCCAGAGCGCGAGGCTCAGCGCCTGGAGGTCGACGAGAGGGACGCCCTCGGCCGCCGCCAGGGCTCGCATCGCGGCCGGGTAGTCGCCGTGCGACGCCTTCGCATGGCCGGTGGCGTCGAAGCGGCGGCGTTCGACCGGGGTGACGAGCACCGGGTGCGCGCCGTGCTGGCGGGCGCCGTCCAGGAAGGTGCGGAGGTAGGTCTGGAAGGTGGTGTACGGGTCCGTGCCGCGGGTGGGGTCCGTCGTCTTCTCGTCGTTGTGGCCGAAGGAGATGAGGAGCCAGTCGCCGGGGCGGATGTCGCGCAGGACCGCGTCGAGGAGGCCGGCGTCCTCGTAGCTCTTGGTGCTCGCGCCGGACAGGGCCCGGTCGACGATCGTGACGCCGTGGCCGGTGAAGACGGGCAGCGCCTGGGCCCAGCCGGTGCGGGGTGCGGTGTCGGTGGCGTAGATCGAGGCCGTGGAGTCGCCGGTCGCGAAGATGCGGAAGGGGCGGTGGGCGGCGGGGCCCTCGGTCCGGGGTTCCGTGTACGGGCGCCAGCCACCCAGATAGGTGGTTGTGGTGTGCGACTCGGCTTCGGTGGCGGTGAGTTGGGGGCGGTTCGCGGGGATCGTCGTCTCGGCGCCGGTGCCGATGTTCGCGTACTCCGTGAAGCGCATCGTCTGCCACGGGTACGCGGCGCGCATGTCGGTGTACGGTTCGGCCGCCCTGATGCCCGGGCCCATCCAGGTGTCGCGGACGGTCAGCATGGGGTGCGCGGTCGTCTCGTACGACGGGACCCAGGGGCGCGCCAGGCAGTACTCCCCCGCACCCGCCGACGACGTGATGCGGCAGCGCGTCGCGAGGAAGCCGCGGGGGTTGGCGCGGGCGGTGGAGGGGGCGAAGACCATGCCCTTGGGGGTGAATTCAACGGCCCTGGCGAGGGCGTGGAACTGCGTCGACTCGAAGACCGCCGTCGCGCGGCCGAAGACGAAGTCGACGTCGCCCTCGATGTAGCAGTCGCGGTAGTAGTGGCGGTCGAAGGTGGTGAGGGCGGCCGTGTCCGCGAACAGCGTGTCCTGGTGGGACAGGAGACGGCAGTGGTCGAAGAAGGTGCGGTCGCCCGTGGCGTAGACCGCGACCGACTGAGTGCCGGTGATCTCCGGGTGGTCGGCGCGCAGCCAGTCGTTGGCGACGGTCAGGTCGCGGACGGTGAGGCCGGGGGCGGCCGAGGTGAGGGTGGCGGAGCCCGCAGTCCCGTAGGTGGTGCCGTCGGGCTTCACGGTCCCGTTGGCGTTGTTGAAGACGATCACCACATCGTGTGGGTCTCCGGTCGCGCCGCGCAGGGTGAGGTGGGTGGCGGTGGCGGGGATCGTCACCGTCTCGCGGTACGTGCCGGGCGCGACGACGATCGTCCACCCGTCGCCGCGGACCGCGTCGACCGCGGCCTGGACCGAGCGGCCGGGGCGTACGTGGAGGGTGCGGCGCGGGGAGGCTTCGGCGGCGGTTCCGGTGAGAGCGAGGGCGGCGCCTGCCGCCATGCCCGTGAGGAGCGTACGGCGGCGCATCTCAGCATCCCTTCCAGGGGGTCCAGTCACCCAGATAGGTGGAACGGGTGTGCAACGCGGCCTCGTCGTCCGTCAGTTGGGGGCGGGACGCGGGGTCCGTGGTCTTCGCGCCAGGGCCCGTGTTGCGGTACTCGGCGAAGCGCTGGGACTGCCAGGGGTAGGCGTCCGACATGTTCGTGTACGGGGCGACGGCGTCGATCCCCGCGCCGAGGCGGGTCTCGCGGACCGTGAGCATCGGGCGCGCGGTGGTGTCCGAACTCGGTACCCAGGGGCGGGCCAGCTTGTAGTACGCGTTCGGGGCTCCGCTGGTGACCAGGGAGTCGACGACGAGGTAGCCGTGCGGGTCGGCGACCGCCGTGGAGGGCGCGAAGACGAAGCCGTAGGGGGCGGAGGCCAGGTCGGTGCGGTCCAGGGTGTGGAAGTGGCAGTGGTCGTAGACGGCGCTGGCGCGGCCGAAGACGAAGTCGACGTCGCCCTCGACGTAGCAGTCCTCGAAGTACTGGCGGGCGAAGAGGGCGAGGCCCAGGGTGTCGGCGTACAGGGTGTCCTGGTGGCCGAGGAAGCGGCAGGCGTGGAAGGCGGACCTGTCTCCCTGGACCTTGAGGGCGACGGCCTGGGTGCCGCTGATCTCGGGGTGGTCGGCGCGCAGCCAGTCGTTGGCGAAGGTGAGGGAGCGGGCGGTGAAGCCGGCGGCCTGGACGGTGACGGTGGCGGAGCCGCTCGTTCCGTACGTACCGCCGGAGGGCTTGGCGGTGCCGGCGGCGTTGTCGTACACGATGACGGTGGAGCGCGCGTCGCCGGTGCCGAGCAGGGTGAGGCCGGTCGCGGCGGCGGGGACGAGGACGGTCTCGCGGTAGGTGCCCGGGGCGAGGACGAGGGTCCACCCGTCACCGGGTACGGCACTGACGGCGGCCTGGACGGTGGTGTGGTCGCCCCGCCCGCCCGCGTCGACGTACAGGGTCCGGGTGTTGAGGCGGCGGGACGGTGATCCGTACCGGCCGAAGGGGAGGCGTCCGGCGGCCTGCGCATCGGGGGCGCGGCCCAGACCGAAGCCGAAGGTGAACGCGGTGGCTCCGGCCAGGAGGAGGGAGCGGCGGGCCGGGTGCGGTGCTTGCGGGTGGTGCGAGGGCATGGTGATGCTCCTTCGCTGCGGCTCGTGCGGAAGTTGGGGTGAGCGGGTGGGCCCCGTCGGGCAGTTCCGGCCGGACGGGGCCGTGACAGGTGCGGGCCCGGCAGGGCTGGGCAGGGCTGAGCAGGGCCCGCACCGGGAAGCGCGTCAGCGCAGTTTGCCCGCGCCCGCTTCGCGGTCCACCGTGCACGGGACGTTCTTCGCGCTGTCCACCTTCGTGCGCAGCGCCGGCACCCAGCCCGCGTCCCCGCCCAGCAGCGCCGTCGGGTTGGCGGTGTTGTACGCGGCCAGGACGTCCGTCGCCCTGCCGTTGACGTAGTTGCCCGCCGCCGTCAGGCCCGCGCCCTTCCACTTGTAGAGCACCCGGTCCGCGCCGATCCCCGCCGGCAGCGTGAAGGCGTTGGCCTCGGCGACGATCTGCGAGTTCACGCCGACGCCGATGCTGTACGTGTACTCCTGGTCGGCCGTCACCACGAAGTGGTTGTTGTACGTGTCGACCTGCCCGAAGCGCACCCGCGGCGCCCGCTCGGTGATCCCCTTGAAGAGGTTGTGGTGCAGGGTGACCTTGAGCTTGCCCGCGTCCGTGGCGCTCGCGCTGTCGCTGTTGCCGAAGAGCAGCGTCTTGTCGTGGTCGGTGAAGGCGTTCCACGACGCGGTGACGTAGTTCGCGCCCTTCACCACGTCGAGTTCGCCGTCGTGCTGCTGGTAGATCCGGCCGTAGTAGAACGGCTGCGCGCTGTCGGGGCGGCGGCCGTCGGTGAACGTGTTGTGGTCGATCCAGACGTGGGTGGATCCGTAGACGACGAGGTTGTCGTACTCGGAGTTCCAGTTGCCGGTGTCGCCGTCGGTGGGGTCCCACTGCGGGAAGCAGTCGAAGGCGTCCTCGAAGGTGAGGTTGCGGACGATGACGTTGTCGACGCCCTTGATCTGGAGGTCGCCGGAGAGGATCTTCGGGTTCTTGCCGATGCCGACGATGGTGGTGTTGGCGGGGACCTGGACCTGGACGCGGGCGCCCTGGGCGGCGGCCGAGGCGCGGCGCAGGCCCTCCTGGCTGGTGGCGGGCTCCTGGTCCAGGTTGGTGTCGTAGCCCCAGACGGCGGGGTCGTAGTCGGCGAGGTACTGGGTGAAGTCGTAGCCGGGGGCGGCATAGTCGGCGCAGGTCTGCTCGTTGCCGGCGTCGTCGGCGTTGAAGTCGAGCGTGCCCTTGACCTTGATGATCTTGGGAGCACTCCCCGCGTCCGCGAACGCGGCGATGAGTTCGGCGCGGGTCGAGACCGTGTAGACGTGGTCGCCCGTCGCAGTCGACCCACCGGTGGTGCCGGCGCCTTCCGCCGCCCAGCCGTCGTTCGCGGCGAGGACAGCGCGGGCCGGGTCGTGGTGAGGTGCGGCCTGGGCGGTGGCCGCCCCGGTCAGGGCGAGCACCAGAGCGGTGCAGCCGACGACGATTCCTGTGACGCGTCCATGACATGACTGTGTACGCACTGCGGCTCCTAGCTGAGTGAGTGAGGTGTACGGGAGGGTCCGGCGGCGATCGGGACAGGTCGCCGCCGCCGGACCCCGTTCATGGGGAGGGTCAGCTCTTGTTCTGCTGCTTCCACTCCGCCTGCGCCGTGTTCAGCTCATCGGCGATCTTGTCCAGGAACGCCTTCGCGGTGACCTTGCCGAGCAGCAGCTTCTGGAACTCCGGCTCGTTGTCGGCCTTGCTGATGTTGTTCCAGTCCGGCAGGTAGTACGGCAGCTGCACGATCTTCGTGGAGCCGTCCGTCAGCGCCGCCGCCGCGAGCTTGGTCGGCTCCACGCTCGTGATCCAGGAGTCCTTGGCCGCCTCGGTGTTGGCCGGGATCGCGCCCGCGGACTCGTTCCACTTGCTGTTCTCGGTGTGCGACGCGGCGAACTCGATGAACTTCCAGGCGGCCGTCTTGTTCTTGCTCGCCTTGAAGAGACCGAGCCCGTCGACCGGGTTGGAGACCTGGACCCGGGTGCCGCTGTCACCGATCGGGTTGGGGATGCCGGCGAACTTCCCCTTCAGCGCCTTCTCGTGGTCCTGGTACGAGCCGAGGTTGTGGCTCAGCATCCCGATCGTGCCCGTGTCCCACTGGGCGACCATCTTCGTGAAGTCGTTGTTGAGGTCGGCCGACGGCGTCGTCTTCTTGAAGAGGCCGACGTACTTCTCCAGCGCCGCCACGTTCTTCGGGTCGTTCAGCGTGGTCTTGTCACCGCTCCAGAAGTCGGTGATCCCCGACTGCCCGTACGAGGCGTCGATCGCCTGGGCGATCGATCCGGCGCCACCGCGGATGGTGTAGCCGAACTTGTTGTTCTTGGCGTCGGTGAGCTTCTCCGCCGCCGTGTAGAACTTCGCCCAGGTCGACGGGGCGTCCAGACCGGCCGCCGTGAAGAGATCGGTGCGGTACCAGAGCGTGCCGTTGTTCACCGAGGTCGGCACGGAGTACATCTCGTCGCCCTTGCCGCCGGCGGCCTTGACGCTGTCCACCGTCGCCGGGACCAGCTTGCCGTTCAGGCTGGAGCTCTTGATGCGGTCGCCGACCGGCTCCAGGGCGTTCTGGGCGACGATGTTGGCGAGGTACGCCGTACCGACACCGCCGACGTCCGGCAGCCCGCCGCCCGAGATCGCCGTGTCGTACTT
The sequence above is drawn from the Streptomyces sp. NBC_01465 genome and encodes:
- a CDS encoding phytanoyl-CoA dioxygenase family protein, whose translation is MQDVLTADEIERFVTDGFVHLPEAFPRSLAEECRAFLWHETGCDPDDPGTWNEPVIRLNGYGHTPFQQAATTPRLHGAFDQLVGEGRWFPRQGIGTFPIRFPHPDDPGDTGWHMDASYTPEGESGYWLNLRSQGRALLMLFLFSDVGVDDGPTRIKVGSHLDVPAFLEPAGETGADMFTLCATMDGAGRLDAPDRSTALATGRAGDVYLCHPFLIHAAQPNRGKDARFIAQPPLIPTGLLDLDRADGEYSPVERAVRLGLA
- a CDS encoding AAA family ATPase — protein: MRDVRVVLIGGTSNVGKSTVAQVVAERLGFAYRSTDGLARHPGRPWRTSEWEVPAHVAEHYGSLTVDELIVSVLDHYERLWPRIEELVTEPGLVLEGSALWPERVAKLAVPGVAAVWLTAGEDVVRERIRGAGRYAEVGDGERHLMDQFLARTVRYQALMIDAVDRLGLQRIDAGGGRSVEELAGAVIAAVGG
- a CDS encoding patatin-like phospholipase family protein: MGAEPKNERALVIGGGGVAGIAWATGVLAGLADAGTDVTDAELLLGTSAGSAVAAQITSGTELPELFRAQVDRELQRKELEPREGALAAVFAFGEKVDGEVSDPVERLRRMGEFALSADTVTEAERRPVIEARLPSHTWPERNLSVVAVDVATGETRIFDRTSGVPLVDAVTASCAIPGVWPAVTIGGARYMDGGIRSFTNLDLAAGHARTVVIAPMPDPVLEADAAAIAAAGGLIEVITPDEAALTAFGTDPLSPASRTPAGHAGFEQGRAAARAVAAVWIEA
- a CDS encoding right-handed parallel beta-helix repeat-containing protein — protein: MRRISSALTALTLAASGSVLALAAPAHAATVVVDTTAELTSAISSATAGTVIQVRAGTYYPTATLQSTTNGTSSSPVTLQAYGSESVKIDGSSLPSGDWIFKLTADYWNVSNLTFQNSPDSAVVCQSCTGTLWSNIKTINNGDSGFTLTGDGTVNNTVKNIDSYGNYDAANHGENADGIAIKYGSGTGNLVTGARMYNNSDDGIDLWSFASPVTIEHSWSFGNGKNRWSDSAFAGDGNGYKLGGDGDTVAHVVNNSAAWDDAGNGFTENSNTGAIVINRTTAYANGKWGYYFATGAAKLGKNLAVSNGSGTVTKSSAVASSGNNWDSGIATPSFLSTDATTTYNARSSSGTLPATTFLTTGSSSIGATMN
- a CDS encoding pectate lyase family protein; the protein is MRRARTVAATALTLFAALLPTPGQAATPPHGPTGWATAGSGTTGGAGAAADSVWTVTTRAELKTALGNHGDPTAPKIIRIRGDISGHEADDGTIRTAENYAPGFDLGAYMSCFGESGTTWSDTRFDYCKQQRILRQTGSNAEKLQIQLTVPSNTTVLGVGDDARLLGVDLTVNAGTNIVVRNLTLEAPVDYFTTWSPDDGAEGNWNARFDAMSVVTGVNLWVDHCTFTDGRHLDSKAPTGFHGKPVQRHDGLLDIEDAADYITVSDSQFRDHDKTLLIGSGDSRGDRDRGHLRITFARNLFANTAERSPRVRFGQVHTYNNYFTASTTDRESPVLSEKLGGAGYFLGLGLESAIVSENNAYSYTGPGASPDVIVADFKGNRFSDRGSWFNGRPVDTESVARTKYETTRAAAVTEAESTGTPVPDWATQDFTTDPGWSPSAAYAYHPLRSAAAVKSYVLRHSGAGRV
- a CDS encoding rhamnogalacturonan acetylesterase, yielding MGGWRPYTEPRTEGPAAHRPFRIFATGDSTASIYATDTAPRTGWAQALPVFTGHGVTIVDRALSGASTKSYEDAGLLDAVLRDIRPGDWLLISFGHNDEKTTDPTRGTDPYTTFQTYLRTFLDGARQHGAHPVLVTPVERRRFDATGHAKASHGDYPAAMRALAAAEGVPLVDLQALSLALWEKLGPEGTTSCFLYADAGTNPNYPTGVADNTHFQAHGAIEVARLVAAELRTQHLLPAGTWHGLDREVPDSAIVFPPELPDLT
- a CDS encoding pectinesterase family protein, whose product is MPSHHPQAPHPARRSLLLAGATAFTFGFGLGRAPDAQAAGRLPFGRYGSPSRRLNTRTLYVDAGGRGDHTTVQAAVSAVPGDGWTLVLAPGTYRETVLVPAAATGLTLLGTGDARSTVIVYDNAAGTAKPSGGTYGTSGSATVTVQAAGFTARSLTFANDWLRADHPEISGTQAVALKVQGDRSAFHACRFLGHQDTLYADTLGLALFARQYFEDCYVEGDVDFVFGRASAVYDHCHFHTLDRTDLASAPYGFVFAPSTAVADPHGYLVVDSLVTSGAPNAYYKLARPWVPSSDTTARPMLTVRETRLGAGIDAVAPYTNMSDAYPWQSQRFAEYRNTGPGAKTTDPASRPQLTDDEAALHTRSTYLGDWTPWKGC
- a CDS encoding pectate lyase family protein, translated to MRTQSCHGRVTGIVVGCTALVLALTGAATAQAAPHHDPARAVLAANDGWAAEGAGTTGGSTATGDHVYTVSTRAELIAAFADAGSAPKIIKVKGTLDFNADDAGNEQTCADYAAPGYDFTQYLADYDPAVWGYDTNLDQEPATSQEGLRRASAAAQGARVQVQVPANTTIVGIGKNPKILSGDLQIKGVDNVIVRNLTFEDAFDCFPQWDPTDGDTGNWNSEYDNLVVYGSTHVWIDHNTFTDGRRPDSAQPFYYGRIYQQHDGELDVVKGANYVTASWNAFTDHDKTLLFGNSDSASATDAGKLKVTLHHNLFKGITERAPRVRFGQVDTYNNHFVVTADQEYTYSIGVGVNSQIVAEANAFTLPAGIGADRVLYKWKGAGLTAAGNYVNGRATDVLAAYNTANPTALLGGDAGWVPALRTKVDSAKNVPCTVDREAGAGKLR
- a CDS encoding ABC transporter substrate-binding protein encodes the protein MTKFSKSLGSAVALTAVLALTTTACGDDGSSGGGDEGSGKGTITFWDNNGGPRTEIWTEIIKDFEKKNPDIKVKYVPIPIADVQSKYDTAISGGGLPDVGGVGTAYLANIVAQNALEPVGDRIKSSSLNGKLVPATVDSVKAAGGKGDEMYSVPTSVNNGTLWYRTDLFTAAGLDAPSTWAKFYTAAEKLTDAKNNKFGYTIRGGAGSIAQAIDASYGQSGITDFWSGDKTTLNDPKNVAALEKYVGLFKKTTPSADLNNDFTKMVAQWDTGTIGMLSHNLGSYQDHEKALKGKFAGIPNPIGDSGTRVQVSNPVDGLGLFKASKNKTAAWKFIEFAASHTENSKWNESAGAIPANTEAAKDSWITSVEPTKLAAAALTDGSTKIVQLPYYLPDWNNISKADNEPEFQKLLLGKVTAKAFLDKIADELNTAQAEWKQQNKS